A window of Desulfurellaceae bacterium genomic DNA:
CTCACAGCTTCGGAATCACCTGCTCACCAAAGGTCTGGATGGCCCGGAGCGTTGCCTCGTGCGACGGGCCGCCGGGCTGACGAAAGCGGAGGATCAGGTAATCGGGCCGGATCTCTTCTTTCCAGTGCAGCAGCTGCTCCAGACAGTCGTCCGGTCCGCCGACAATCAACCGGTCTTTGGCCGTCTGGCCGAAGCTCAGATCTTCCGGTTTTTTGACATCTTTCAGATACGCGTCGGGCACATAGGCGCCGTACTGAAAGTAAAAACGGTGGGTGTACATGGTCGGCTCACTGGCCGCCTCGGCCGCCTCCATACTGTCGGCGACAACCGCGTCGCGCATCAGGCAGATATGCGGCGTGCGACCAGCCTTTTCCGCTGCGGCACGGTAGCGGGTGGCGTAATCCTTAATCACCGGCAGCGACTGAACCGGGTCGGCGATCCAGCCATCGGCCATCCGGCCCGCCCGGCGCAGGCCGACCGGCGTCCACGACGCCATCCAGATCGGCGGTCCGGGCTGCTGGGCCGGGGACGGCGTGATCAAGGTGTCGGTGTACTGAAAGTGCCGGCCCTGGTAGGAAAAGCGCTCACCCGTCCAGGCACGACGAATGACATCCATGGCCTCTTCGGTCCGGGTCGCCCGCTCGGTGATGGGTACGCCAAAGGCATCGAAATCGTGCGGCTGATAGCCGACGCCGATACTCAGCACCAGCCGTCCCCGGGTTGCGGTATCGATCACCGCGCAGTCCTCGGCCACATGAACGGGATGGTGGAGCGGCATCAGCAGCACGCAGGTGCCGACTTTGAGGCGCTGGGTTTTCATGCCGATCAAGCCGGCCAGCAGCAGCGGGTTGGGCAGATAGCCGTCCTCCTGCTGGTGGTGTTCGGTAATGAAACAGCCGTCCCAGCCACTGGCTTCGGCCGCCTGGGCTTCGGCGAGGAGTTCATCAATCACCCGGGTCATATTCTGCCCGGACGGGGGGTCCTGGGTGCACGGTAGATAGCCGACAGGAAGCATGGCCGTTCTCCTTGTGGGTGTTGGCGCTCGGGGCTTCCTCAACAAAGCAAAAAGCCCACAGCTTGTCCATTGCCGGGCGCGTGTCTCAGCATAGCCCCGGGCTTGAGAATCCGCTAGGATTGCCCACCCAACGCCGTGAGCAAACAGCCCGCAGCGTGTTTGGGTCTAGGGACGCACGGATGAAACTGTACGCAATCAGCGACCTGCACCTCGGCTACAGAGCCAACCGCCAGGCACTGGAGCAGCTGCCCGCCCATCCCCAGGACTGGCTGATCCTGGGCGGCGATGTGGGCGAGACGGTCGAGCATCTGAGCTTCGCCTTTCGGCTGCTGAGCCCCCGCTTTCGCCAGCTCGTGTGGGTGCCCGGCAACCACGAGCTATGGACAACACCGACCGACGGCTCCCCGGTGCGCGGCCAGGCAAAATATGACCAGCTCGTCTCCGTGTGCCGCTCGCATGGGGTGCTGACCCCCGAAGACCCGTATCCGGTCTGGACCGGCCAGGGCGGGCCGTGTGTCCTGGCCCCGCTGTTTTTGCTGTACGATTACAGCTTCCGGCCGGCCCATGTTCCAGCCGATCAGGCGGTGGCCTGGGCCCAGGAATCGGGCGTGCTGTGCGCCGATGAAAGGCGGCTGTCGCCCGCCCCCTACCCCTCCATCCCGGCCTGGTGTCAGGCGCGCTACCGGCTGACCGAAGAGCGTCTGTCACGCGTGTCAGACGAGTATCCGCTGGTGCTGGTGAATCATTTTCCGTTCCGTCAGGATCTGATCCGCCTGGCCCGGATTCCGCGCTTTGCGATCTGGTGCGGAACCGCACACACCGAGGACTGGCACCAACGCTTCCGGGTCCTGGCCATGGTGTCCGGCCACCTGCATATGCGGGCGACCGACTGGCGCGACGGGGTACGCTTTGAGGAGGTCTCGCTCGGCTATCCCCACCACTGGAAACAGGACAAAGGCATCGGACACTATCTGCGCCAGATTCTACCCGGCCCGTCCGCCCCGGTCGGCGGCCGGGCCGGACCGGAGTGGCACCGCTGAGGACGGCTTGTCCGCCTGGGCGAAATGGTCTACGCACTGCCCACTACTGGGCGTAAGCCGACCAGCGCTTCCAAGTGGGACGGCTGGCGCAGGC
This region includes:
- a CDS encoding metallophosphoesterase encodes the protein MKLYAISDLHLGYRANRQALEQLPAHPQDWLILGGDVGETVEHLSFAFRLLSPRFRQLVWVPGNHELWTTPTDGSPVRGQAKYDQLVSVCRSHGVLTPEDPYPVWTGQGGPCVLAPLFLLYDYSFRPAHVPADQAVAWAQESGVLCADERRLSPAPYPSIPAWCQARYRLTEERLSRVSDEYPLVLVNHFPFRQDLIRLARIPRFAIWCGTAHTEDWHQRFRVLAMVSGHLHMRATDWRDGVRFEEVSLGYPHHWKQDKGIGHYLRQILPGPSAPVGGRAGPEWHR
- a CDS encoding LLM class flavin-dependent oxidoreductase; this translates as MLPVGYLPCTQDPPSGQNMTRVIDELLAEAQAAEASGWDGCFITEHHQQEDGYLPNPLLLAGLIGMKTQRLKVGTCVLLMPLHHPVHVAEDCAVIDTATRGRLVLSIGVGYQPHDFDAFGVPITERATRTEEAMDVIRRAWTGERFSYQGRHFQYTDTLITPSPAQQPGPPIWMASWTPVGLRRAGRMADGWIADPVQSLPVIKDYATRYRAAAEKAGRTPHICLMRDAVVADSMEAAEAASEPTMYTHRFYFQYGAYVPDAYLKDVKKPEDLSFGQTAKDRLIVGGPDDCLEQLLHWKEEIRPDYLILRFRQPGGPSHEATLRAIQTFGEQVIPKL